CATGCGAGTCAGGCCGATGCAGAAGCAGGAGTAAACCCAATTGCTACACCAACCAACTGGTCTAACCAGGATGCTAACGGAAACGCGCTTCAAAGCGTATGGATCCGCGTAACTACGGCTCCGGCAAGTGCGGCAGACAGATGCTCTTTAGTAGTAGAACAACCAATCGTGGTAAACCCATTACCGGCAGTTGGTCCGATGACTACGTATTACCTGTGTCAGCCAGGTACCAGCGGCAGTGGCATCTTTGATCTAACCACCAAAGACCCGCAAGCCTTGGCAGGTCAGAACCCGGCCGACTTTACGGTAACTTACCATGAAAGCCATGCCGATGCCCAGAACAATACCGCTATTATCACTACGCCATCGAATTACCCGTATACGAATGTAATTCCGGCGAAAGTTATCGGTGTTCGTATTGTGAACAATGCAACAGGATGTGTGAACACAGCCTTCTTTGAACTGTTAGTAGAAGAGGAAGCGACCGCCACGGCTCCGGATCCTGCAGATACAACAGTTTGTGATGAAGACGGCACGAACGATGGCTTCCATACCTTTGACCTTACAGACTTATTGGATGCTCAGATCATGAACGGTCAGACCAATCCGGATTATGTGATTCATTATTATGCCAATGCCCAGGATCTGATCAATAACAACCCGATTCCAGCCAGTACAAACCCGGCGGATAACGGACATGTTATTTTCACCAATACGATTGCTTACCAGCAAACGATAATCGCTCAGGTTACCCATACGACAACCGTTTCCGGCTGTCCTGCAAATGTAGATGTGATCCTGGTTGTTAACCCGCTACCGGAACCAACACCAAACGGCGGATTTGTATGTATTGACCAGGAAACCGGAACAGTACTAAGCACCCATATCATCAACAGTGGCCTGGATGCAGCGACTTACAGTTTTGAATGGTTTGATGGCACAACGCTAATTGCAGGAGAAACCGGACCGACATTAGAAGTGAACCACCCGGCGACTTACTCAGTGGTAGCTACAAACATTGCTACAGGATGTCAGAACCTACCGGTATCGGTAACGGTAACCCAATCGGAACCGGCAGCAGTTACAGCTTATGTATCGAATGCGTTTACCGATAACCAGACCATTACGGTTGAAGCGATCGGAATCGGAGAATATGTTTACCAATTGGATGAAGGCGATATTCAAACGAGCCCTGTATTTGAGAACGTAACCCATGGTTCCCATACGGTAACGGTATATGACAATAAAGGTTGTGCGAGTGTAACGATCCCTGTAACGGCGATCAACTATCCGCATTACTTTACTCCAAATGGTGATAATTACCATGACACTTGGAATATTGGCGATTTAGAGAATGATGCAAGCGCAAAAATTTATATATTTGACCGATACGGAAAATTATTAAAACAGATCAAACCATCAAAAGTTACGGGTTGGGATGGAACGTTAAACGGTCAGCCGTTACCATCTACGGATTACTGGTTTACAGTGACCTATACCGAACAAGGACAATTAAAAGAATTTAAAGCCCATTTCTCATTAAAAAGATAACTCATGAATATTTTTAAAAAACGTTATTTAGTTTTAGCATTATTTTTATCACAAATGTCTTTCGCACAGGAAGGGATTGCAGTTTATTCAGATTATTTATCGGATAACTATTATTTGATACACCCATCAATGGCGGGAGCTGCTAATTGTGGTAAAATAAGATTAACAGCCCGACAACAATGGTTTGGGCAGGATGATGCTCCGGCATTACAAACTTTGAGTTTTAATACCAGCGTTGGAGAACAGTCCGGTATTGGTATTATCGCTTTTAATGATAAAAATGGGTATCATTCTCAAGTGGGAGGGAAATTGACTTATGCACACCACATCCGATTTTCAAGAGGTGTAAACGACTTGAATCAGTTATCTTTCGGTATGAGTGCAGGGTTAGTACAAAGTACTTTAGATGAGTCTAAATTCGGTCCTGAGTTTGATCCGATTATTGACGGAGGAATGAAACAGAAAGATTCTTATTTTAATGTTGATTTAGGGGCTTCATATCATTTCTTGGATTTCTATACGCATTTCACTGTTAAAAATGCCGTATCGAATAAAAGAGATATCTATACAGATGTGGAAAGCGATAACCTTAGAAAATACTTATGGAGTGCAGGTTATGTTTTTGGAAACAGAGATAACGGCCTGTCATGGGAGCCATCTTTCATGTTACAGTATGTAGATAAAACAAAAGAGAAAACGTTTGATATCAACCTGAAAGTTTATAAAGAAATGGATTTCGGTAAACTTTGGGGAGGATTGTCTTATAGAAGAAGTTTTGACGGTGCTCAATATGTGGCCGACAACAGTGTGAGTGATCAGAAGTTGCAATACATCACGCCGATTGTTGGTGTGAATTATAAAAACTTTATGTTTGCGTATACCTATTCTCACTTAACTGGAGATGTTAAGTTTGATAATTCAGGATTTCACCAGATCACATTGGGTATTAATCTTTTCTGTAAAAGAGAACCATACGATTGTAACTGTCCTGCAGTTAATTAATTATAAAGAGATTATTAATTCCGTCCCGATTTTATTCGGGACGATTTTTTTTGAGATAGTATGATCATTAAAGAAGTCAGAGGGAAATACCCTCAAATCCCGGAAGATTGTTATGTAGCGGAAAACGCAACTATTGTCGGAGAAGTTACATTTGGAAAATCATGCAGCGTTTGGTTTAATACGGTGATCAGGGGTGATGTGAATTTTATCAGTATAGGCGATAAGGTGAATATCCAGGACGGTGCAGTAATACACTGTACGTATGAAAAGCATCCGACCATTATCGGGAATAACGTTTCTATAGGCCATAACGCGATCGTACACGGCTGTACGGTTAAAGATAATGTCCTGATAGGTATGGGAGCCATTGTGATGGATAATTGCGTTATAGAGAGCAATTCTATCGTTGCGGCGGGTTCTGTGGTTACGCAGAATACGGTTGTGGAATCCGGGACCATTTATGCAGGTGTTCCGGCTAAGAAAGTTAAAGATATTAATGCCTCCGATTTTGCCGGTGAAATTGAACGGATTTCGAATAATTACGTCATGTATTCAAGCTGGTTTAAATAGCAGGCTTTAAATAGTATAAAAAAAGGCACTTCATTGAAGTGCCTTTTTATTTTTTAATGACCGATTACAACACATTTATTGTTGAAAGTAGGGCAAACAGCATTCATGGTTGGTGAACCCGGGCAGATGCCTAATTTTGTAGCACTAACAGTAGTGTCGTTAACCGGACATGGCGTGCACATCATAAGCGTACTGGTAGCAGTTGTATCTGCTTTTCCTCCGTTTAACTGGCTTGCCTGATTTGAATTTAAACGACTGATCGTCATTTTATCTAAACTTAATTTTAGGTTTTTCTTTTTCATGATTTGAATTAAAAAGGGTTTACTGTAAAACATTTTCTTTGTGATGAAGAAAATGTACTTTTAAAAGTCAGGCAAACCGTATTCGCAACGGGTCTGTTACGACTGACTTACTTGTTTGCCTGATTAGCGCTTAAACGCCTGATTTTTATTTGTTTTAAATTGATGTTGGATTTAATTCTTTATAATTGGGAATTAAAATCCTCCTCCGATACATTTTTTCTGTAAGGATGCACATGCTGTATTGAAAGTCGGACAAACGGCATTCATAGTTGGCGAACCCGGGCAGATGCCTAATTTTGTAGCACTAACAGTAGTGTTGTCAACCGGACATGGTGTACACATCATAAGTGTGCTGGTAACGGTAGTGTCTGCACCACCGTTTAACTGACTTGCCTGGTTAGAGTTTAAACGACTGATTGTCATTTTGTCTAGACTTAATTTTAAATTCTTTTTTTTCATAATTAAATTGATTTATTTATTGGTATTTGACTAATAAGCTTATAATTGGGTAATGCATTTCTTTTGAAAAGACTGGCAATTACTGGTTAATCCGGGGTCGGTCGGGCAAATAGAACCACATTGTGTACGTGCCGTTGCTACAGTACCTGTATCGCCCGGACAGGGAGAGCAGATATTCGTGAGTGTAGTGTTTGCAACACCACCGTTTAACCGGCTTGCCTGGTTGGAGTTCAGACGGCTGATCGTCATTTTGTCTAAACTTAATTTCAGATTCTTTTTCTTCATAATTAGTACTGGGTGTTATGGTAGGTATAAACAATAAAAGGACATGAAATGTCCTTTTATTGTTTTATTGGCTAATGCATTTTTTGTTAAAACTTGGGCAAACCGCGTTCATTGTTGGTGAATCAGGGCAAAGTCCTAATTTTGTAGCATTTATTGAAGTGTCATTTGGACAAGGTGTACACATTAATAGGGTACTGGTAACAGTTGTGTCTGCTTTTCCGCCATTTAACTGACTTGCCTGATTTGAGTTTAAACGACTAATAGTCATTTTATCTAAACTTAACTTTACGTTTTTTTTCTTCATAATCTAAATAAAAAATGTATAACGGTTAGATTTATTGTAATCGGTTGTATCCAAATGTAAGAAAAATTTACATGTTTGTTTTTTATTTTTTAGTTAAATTATGTTAAAGTTTAATATTAAGTTTTGTGTAATGTTTTATATGGTGATTTTAATGTAATAAAACAATGAAACCTTATTTTAAGCGGGCTAAGGAAGATTTGTAATATTTATGTAAGAAAAAATAGCAAACTAATTCATAGGTTCTGTTTTTAGATTTAAACAGACGGTTCATAAACATGTGGATGTGACTGGACAAAAAGTCATCAATATTGATATTTAAATTGTTATTTTCTCGCAATATTTGAATTTCCTGAACGGTCGCGGCAATGTTCTCCTGTTTGCTGTTTAACAATGCTAAAAGCGGAGCGTGATTCAGCTCTTCACCCGATTGGGTCATAAAAGCCTCTATCTTTTCCCGGTGGTTCCGGTATTTCGTGTCCAGCTGTCTTTTAAGGAATTTGGAAGATCCGTATTCCTTTTCAAAAGCTGTTTTGAGCCGATCCATAAAATTTTCTTTTTCACCAATTGTAAACCGGAAACTTTCCAGAAAAGCGTCAATGCCTCTAAGGCTGAACAGCCATCTTAATTCATCGCCTTCTTCTCCTTCATCAATTAAATCCAGAATGTTAAGGATCATTTCGCTGTCGTGATGGAAAATCTTTTCCGAAAGATCCATGGAATTTTTGCCATAGCGCTCTATTTCCCTTTCATAAGTTTCGTTCTGAATTTTCCAGATATAATGCTGTTCGGTGAACTTTTGCAGGTAAGGCGCTAATGCCGTAATAACGCTGTTCAGGTTGTTAGTGTCGGTGCAGTGGAAGCGAAGCCGTAAATGATGTTTGGGATCCGTATAACGAATGAAAAACCATTTGTCGATAATCTTTTCTTCCATTAGTCTTTCGGCTACCGGCTTAACCATTTCCAGTAGGATGTGTTCGGTTGTTTTTATTCCGGTGTATATTTTATAGTATAGCCATTTATCGCCAATAATAAAATTCTTTTGGAGTGTATTAGTCATGCTTCAGTTTTTTATTATAGTAGGATATTACAATTTGATTCGAATAGGTTTCGTTGTGCTGCTGGTTTTTTACAACTTGTTTCTCATTAAACAGAAACTCTTTCAGCTGGAACTGCTGTAAGGTTTCGGCTGCTTTTAAAAGCATTTTGATGGAGTCGGTATTCCTGAAGTTAATCACTAGCTCATTATCTCCCTGTATCAGTTTAACATATTGCGGTATTTTGTGGGCTTCGGTAATCTCGGCTGTCTTCTTTAAGATTTCGGTGTTGTCTGTGATTTTATAAAGTTTTTCAAACACGGATTTTTTGATGTTCCAGGTGGCTTCCTGCAGGATCAGGTTTTTGTATTCAATGCGGGGCATATGATCCAGCCCGTTGAAAATCTGATTCAGGAAAAACGGAAGGTTTCTTTTTCCCTGCGTTTGCAGGTCGCATAAAAAGTGATATATAGGCAGGGAGTTGTTGCTGTAATTGTGGGCATTCGTTAAACGGGGAATCACTTCTTTGTTGTGCTTTTTAGAGCGCAGGAGGATGTTTCCGTCATTTTTAACGGAAAGGTATAAATCGTCCAACGGAATTTGATTTTCGGCGTTTAAAGTCGATTTTCCAAGATATGGAATTTCGTATTCCCGGAAACTGGGTCTTGACAGGATGTTGCCGGTCCGGGATTCCGGAAGGTGGATTATCTCGGCTAAAATCTTGTCGCTGTTTATCTGGGATTCGGTGTCGATGATCTGCTGGGAATGCTCTCTTAAAACATCGTCTCCGTGGCAGAAACGGCCAATAAGGTTGGCGGCACTTGAATTGCCGGTACCGGTGAATGTGATTTTTTGCTGTCCGTCAATATTGATTACTTCAATCAGTGTTGCCATGGTGTCCGGCAGGTCGTCCCAATTTTCCTTAAAGCTTTTAACATCGTCATCTGTCAGGCGTATCGGCTGGTTCTTTGACGTTGCTTCCATTAATTTTTTCTGGAAAATAAGATCAAATGGCGACCATTCGAATTTCATGTTTTCCGACTGGCCTTCATTGGTGAAAACCAAATCGTCAATTAGCGTGTTAATGTCGGCATTATTGATCTCTTTGTATAACAAACCGGTTTCTGAATCTAAGGCCAGAGAAAGCGGCACTTCGCTTGTTTCGTAACGCTCCCGGAAGGAATCGGCAAACTTCTTTAAAATAGGATTGTAATATTGTGAGGTGATTTTGTTTAAAAAGGTCAGTCCTTCTTTAACGGAATCGGCTATTCCGGTACTTAAATAGTTGGTGTCATGGGTAATGAACATGTCGGTTTGAAACATGTATTTTAAGTTGATCTCCGTACCGATCTGTTCCAGCGATTGTGCTATTTCCAGGTATTTTTGCGGGTCATTGCCTATCGATTTGTCAAGTCCGGAAAGGTCGTTTCCTACTTTTTTCAGGGTTTTGTATGTCGGACTTTCGGAATCAATTTCTTTTAAAGTGCTGCATAGGGAATCCAGATAGGAGTCGCCGGTCACCGACGGTTCTAATTTGCTTACCAGGATCTGGTTGTATATCAGCTCATCAATAAAATCTTTTGCGTCTTCATAGGTAACCTCTTCGTCAACGATGGCCTGAGCCAAACCGGAAGCGTGTATGCCCTGTTTGGAGAGCGCTAATATTTTTTCTAAATAGTCCGATTTTGTTACGGCAATTAAATGATGCTCCCTTTTTCCGTTAATGTATTTGTATTCTACATAACGGATCTGGTCGCCTACACTATATATTGTAGAGTTGGGGTAAAACAACAGCTGGTCGGTTATGTTTTCGGACTTTAAAATGTCCTGCGACAGGGAAACCAGGTAGTTCATGTCCAGACGGGAATGTCTTTTGTGCTGGTCAATTGCTTTGAGGGTGATGTTGGTCTCTTCGGCAAAATCTCCGGTGGTCAGTCCTGCAAAAAGACCGAAAGGAGTAGGTCTTGTTGCCATTCTGGAAATATATTTTAAGAACGAATTTTTTAGGCGCTCCACTTTTTTGGGATCGTTAATTTTTCCGGCTTCCCATTTTTTGAGTTCATCGTAAAAAGCAGGTGAGGCTAAAAATAGTGCTTCCGCAATTACCGGATTGGTCAGGATGTCTTTGTATTGCTCATCGGTAATGGTTTCGTTGCCGGTGAATTTGCGATAGAAATCGAGTGAAAGCAGTGGTGTTCTAAGTACAAACTGTGGAAAATTATGATAGGTTGTATTGGCCATTTTTTTAGTTTAACATTAAACATTCATCCCAGGTATTGTCCTGATCGGAAAGGAAATCGATCATCGATAACCCGATGCCGGCAACGCCTTCCAGTAAGGTCAGGTCGCTTTGCCAGATCTCTTCTTTTGCTTTCCATTTTTTAAAGCCGGCATAACCGTCTTCGTGTATTGCCATTTTCAGACCGTCTTCAATCCAGAAGCGGGAAGTTTCAAGGAATTGTTCGTCGCCCGTTTCGCGGTATATGCGGTTGAAAATTTTTGCTGCTCCGAAGGAACCGTGGCAAATGCCGGGATCCATGATCCGGCTGTCTTCATAGGATGTTCTCTTTGCTGCATGTTCGAAGATGGTAAGTACTTCTTTTTTCATCGTTTCATCTTCCAGGCAGCCTGCCGCTTCCCACAATGCCAGTGCAATACCCAGATCGCCGTAACACCAGGATAAACGGCTGTATTTGCTTACTTCTCCTTCATCGCTCACCCAGTTCGGGAACATCGAATATGGATTGTCTTCCCGGTTTTTCTGTTCTAAAAGATACTTGGCATTGCCTCTTAACAACGGTTCTAC
This region of Flavobacterium inviolabile genomic DNA includes:
- a CDS encoding lantibiotic dehydratase family protein; this translates as MANTTYHNFPQFVLRTPLLSLDFYRKFTGNETITDEQYKDILTNPVIAEALFLASPAFYDELKKWEAGKINDPKKVERLKNSFLKYISRMATRPTPFGLFAGLTTGDFAEETNITLKAIDQHKRHSRLDMNYLVSLSQDILKSENITDQLLFYPNSTIYSVGDQIRYVEYKYINGKREHHLIAVTKSDYLEKILALSKQGIHASGLAQAIVDEEVTYEDAKDFIDELIYNQILVSKLEPSVTGDSYLDSLCSTLKEIDSESPTYKTLKKVGNDLSGLDKSIGNDPQKYLEIAQSLEQIGTEINLKYMFQTDMFITHDTNYLSTGIADSVKEGLTFLNKITSQYYNPILKKFADSFRERYETSEVPLSLALDSETGLLYKEINNADINTLIDDLVFTNEGQSENMKFEWSPFDLIFQKKLMEATSKNQPIRLTDDDVKSFKENWDDLPDTMATLIEVINIDGQQKITFTGTGNSSAANLIGRFCHGDDVLREHSQQIIDTESQINSDKILAEIIHLPESRTGNILSRPSFREYEIPYLGKSTLNAENQIPLDDLYLSVKNDGNILLRSKKHNKEVIPRLTNAHNYSNNSLPIYHFLCDLQTQGKRNLPFFLNQIFNGLDHMPRIEYKNLILQEATWNIKKSVFEKLYKITDNTEILKKTAEITEAHKIPQYVKLIQGDNELVINFRNTDSIKMLLKAAETLQQFQLKEFLFNEKQVVKNQQHNETYSNQIVISYYNKKLKHD
- a CDS encoding class I lanthipeptide, producing the protein MKKKNLKLSLDKMTISRLNSNQASQLNGGADTTVTSTLMMCTPCPVDNTTVSATKLGICPGSPTMNAVCPTFNTACASLQKKCIGGGF
- a CDS encoding class I lanthipeptide, with the protein product MKKKNLKLSLDKMTISRLNSNQASRLNGGVANTTLTNICSPCPGDTGTVATARTQCGSICPTDPGLTSNCQSFQKKCITQL
- a CDS encoding PorP/SprF family type IX secretion system membrane protein — its product is MNIFKKRYLVLALFLSQMSFAQEGIAVYSDYLSDNYYLIHPSMAGAANCGKIRLTARQQWFGQDDAPALQTLSFNTSVGEQSGIGIIAFNDKNGYHSQVGGKLTYAHHIRFSRGVNDLNQLSFGMSAGLVQSTLDESKFGPEFDPIIDGGMKQKDSYFNVDLGASYHFLDFYTHFTVKNAVSNKRDIYTDVESDNLRKYLWSAGYVFGNRDNGLSWEPSFMLQYVDKTKEKTFDINLKVYKEMDFGKLWGGLSYRRSFDGAQYVADNSVSDQKLQYITPIVGVNYKNFMFAYTYSHLTGDVKFDNSGFHQITLGINLFCKREPYDCNCPAVN
- a CDS encoding thiopeptide-type bacteriocin biosynthesis protein, producing MTNTLQKNFIIGDKWLYYKIYTGIKTTEHILLEMVKPVAERLMEEKIIDKWFFIRYTDPKHHLRLRFHCTDTNNLNSVITALAPYLQKFTEQHYIWKIQNETYEREIERYGKNSMDLSEKIFHHDSEMILNILDLIDEGEEGDELRWLFSLRGIDAFLESFRFTIGEKENFMDRLKTAFEKEYGSSKFLKRQLDTKYRNHREKIEAFMTQSGEELNHAPLLALLNSKQENIAATVQEIQILRENNNLNINIDDFLSSHIHMFMNRLFKSKNRTYELVCYFFLHKYYKSSLARLK
- a CDS encoding gamma carbonic anhydrase family protein, with protein sequence MIIKEVRGKYPQIPEDCYVAENATIVGEVTFGKSCSVWFNTVIRGDVNFISIGDKVNIQDGAVIHCTYEKHPTIIGNNVSIGHNAIVHGCTVKDNVLIGMGAIVMDNCVIESNSIVAAGSVVTQNTVVESGTIYAGVPAKKVKDINASDFAGEIERISNNYVMYSSWFK
- a CDS encoding class I lanthipeptide, whose protein sequence is MKKKNLKLSLDKMTISRLNSNQASQLNGGKADTTATSTLMMCTPCPVNDTTVSATKLGICPGSPTMNAVCPTFNNKCVVIGH
- a CDS encoding class I lanthipeptide, encoding MKKKNVKLSLDKMTISRLNSNQASQLNGGKADTTVTSTLLMCTPCPNDTSINATKLGLCPDSPTMNAVCPSFNKKCISQ